Proteins encoded by one window of Pseudochaenichthys georgianus chromosome 9, fPseGeo1.2, whole genome shotgun sequence:
- the lzts1 gene encoding LOW QUALITY PROTEIN: leucine zipper putative tumor suppressor 1 (The sequence of the model RefSeq protein was modified relative to this genomic sequence to represent the inferred CDS: deleted 1 base in 1 codon), which yields MGRTDCTVPGIEEGTERDHATEAHICDCDVGAGRLLWSTPLLTYACSTMGSVSSLVSGNDLNSRHCKESEHQLKKGAHPQRRSGGCSLDDLLKCGFTQGPTHPSRGLSHSRSGRSEDFFYIKVSHKPRSAYYRGPMEDHSGGQKTDGESDGGEQPKLLLKSGNITVKTSADKPLVRSTAFKPVLPRSASSTETGHNSLDHILCPLERARSSDIRHKHDTFSGTLSDSGRNSMSSLPTHSTSGSLIASTGPVSHSEGGPAPAHRLSKGALPNFPPWVNGNSTNLDCSSRPGLNSTGLDAGSPLPADEPGALSETAGGIRSPITTDESLIERLEQRLLERETELQELQVSFEDKEVGTCQLFEERQTYCSEEMEGLKQRCSTKLRQVSHMAAKTQQALQLQVSQLQAEKERLQQDVTKLTQERDRVELRLRCYATESTQLAPTLEETQWEVCQKSGEISLLKRQLRDCQTDVQHKLNDIVSLKASLKENTAKMDMLERQNKDHEEKLHCRTREVEVCENELQRKKNEADLLREKAGKLEQDIQGMKQDLARAKEQRQNSLPPEAQTQDSEKLNQGSDSPTRGQGGENNRQTSTLQREVERMKQQLREEKDAQENLAGSFEQERLTWNKEKDRVIKYQKQLQINYLQVHKKNQDLERILKELTAELESRTELGMDINYSSGLQTYDDVIATEI from the exons cacccccctccTCACCTATGCCTGCAGCACCATGGGCAGTGTCAGCAGCCTCGTGAGTGGAAACGACCTCAACAGCAGACACTGCAAGGAGTCTGAACATCAGTTAAAAAAGGGAGCACATCCTCAAAGAAGGAGCGGAGGTTGCAGCCTCGACGACTTACTGAAGTGTGGCTTCACTCAGGGCCCCACCCACCCCTCCAGAGGCCTGTCGCACTCCCGCTCAGGACGAAGCGAAGACTTTTTTTACATCAAG GTGAGCCATAAACCCAGGTCAGCGTATTACAGAGGCCCAATGGAAGATCATTCAGGTGGACAGAAGACAGACGGGGAATCAGACGGGGGAGAGCAACCAAAACTGCTGCTCAAGTCTGGAAATATTACTGTAAAG ACCTCTGCTGACAAGCCATTGGTCCGTTCCACTGCCTTCAAGCCTGTGCTTCCCAGGAGTGCATCCTCCACGGAGACAGGCCACAACAGCCTGGACCACATCCTCTGTCCTCTGGAGAGAGCCCGGAGTTCAGACATCAGACACAAGCACGACACCTTCTCAG GGACTCTTTCTGACTCTGGGCGTAACTCCATGTCCAGCCTGCCCACTCACAGCACCAGCGGCAGTCTGATTGCTTCCACGGGCCCCGTCAGTCACAGTGAAGGCGGCCCAGCTCCCGCACACCGCCTCAGCAAGGGAGCGCTGCCCAACTTCCCTCCGTGGGTCAACGGGAATAGCACTAACCTTGACTGCAGCTCCAGGCCTGGTTTAAATAGCACAGGGTTGGACGCTGGCTCCCCACTTCCTGCAGATGAGCCAGGAGCTCTCTCTGAGACTGCGGGGGGGATCCGGTCCCCCATTACTACAGATGAGTCTCTGATTGAGCGTTTGGAACAAAGGCTGCTGGAGAGAGAGACTGAACTGCAGGAGCTGCAG GTGAGTTTTGAAGACAAGGAGGTGGGAACCTGCCAGCTGTTTGAGGAAAGACAGACGTACTGCTCTGAGGAGATGGAGGGGCTGAAGCAGCGATGCTCCACAAAGCTTCGCCAAGTGTCCCACATGGCTGCGAAAACCCAGCAAGCCCTCCAGCTGCAGGTCAGCCAGCTCCAG GCTGAGAAGGAGAGGCTTCAGCAGGATGTCACAAAGCTCACACAGGAGAGGGATCGTGTTGAGCTCAGACTGAGGTGTTATGCGACagagagcacacagctcgcTCCGACACTTGAGGAGACTCAATGGGAG GTGTGCCAGAAGTCAGGAGAGATCTCCCTGTTGAAGCGGCAGCTCAGAGACTGCCAGACGGACGTCCAACACAAGCTGAACGACATCGTCAGCCTCAAGGCGTCGCTGAAGGAAAACACGGCAAAGATGGATATGCTCGAGAGACAGAATAAGGACCATGAGGAGAAACTTCACTGTCGCACCAGAGAGGTGGAG GTGTGCGAAAATGAACTCCAGCGCAAGAAGAATGAGGCTGATTTGTTGAGAGAGAAAGCTGGAAAACTGGAGCAAGACATTCAGGGAATGAAACAGGATCTGGCCAGGGCCAAAGAGCAAAGGCAGAACAGTTTGCCACCAGAGGCCCAGACTCAGGACTCGGAAAAACTGAACCAAGGCTCAGACTCCCCCACCCGAGGCCAG GGGGGGGAgaacaacagacaaacatccACCCTCCAGAGGGAAGTGGAGAGAATGAAGCAGCAGCTCAGGGAGGAGAAGGACGCTCAGGAGAACCTGGCCGGTAGCTTTGAGCAGGAGAGGCTCACATGGAACAAGGAGAAAGACAGAGTCATCAAGTACCAGAAGCAGCTGCAGATCAACTACCTGCAGGTGCACAAGAAGAACCAGGACCTGGAGCGGATCCTGAAGGAGCTGACGGCCGAGCTGGAGAGCCGGACGGAGCTCGGCATGGACATCAACTACAGCTCAGGGTTACAGACTTACGACGACGTTATTGCCACGGAGATTTGA